In a genomic window of Phenylobacterium koreense:
- the flhA gene encoding flagellar biosynthesis protein FlhA translates to MTDTTISQRPTARDVMSWVMKGEVALALGVIGIVVLLILPIPPFMLDLLLAVSITSSVLILMTSLLIKKPLEFTAFPTVLLVTTLYRLGLNVASTRLILGHGHEGAHGAGKIIEGFGKLMMGGNYVIGVIVFAILVIVNFVVITKGSGRIAEVSARFTLDSMPGKQMAIDADLSAGLIEEAEAKTRRKELEQESTFFGAMDGASKFVRGDAIAGLIIVAINIIGGILIGVVQHKVPLGQAASTYTIMTIGDGLVSQIPALVISIAAGFLVSKAGVDGSADKALVAQLAMNPISLGMVSASAGVIALIPGMPIVPFAALAAGAGYLAWKRSQQAAAPPPVDIVPAAAPAEQQEESIAQSLAIDEVKIELGYGLLSLINDLEGRRLTDQIKALRRTLAQDFGFVMPAVRILDNMRLPSQGYMIRIKEMEGGGGEVRLGSLMAMDPSGGQVDLPGEHMREPAFGLPATWIDDSLREEATFRGYTIVDPATVLTTHLTEILKENMPDLLSYAEVQKLLKELPGEQKKLVEDLIPSVVSATTVQRVLQALLRERVSIRDLPAILEGIGEAAPHTSSITLLVEQVRSRLARQLSFAYRGDDGALPIITMSGEWENAFAEALVGAGEEKQLALAPSRLQDFIRAVRESFERAALAGDSAVLLTSPQIRPYVRSIIERFRGQTPVLSQNEIHPKARLKTVGQI, encoded by the coding sequence ATGACGGACACGACGATCTCGCAACGCCCGACCGCCCGCGACGTCATGAGCTGGGTGATGAAGGGCGAGGTCGCTCTCGCCCTGGGCGTGATCGGCATCGTCGTGCTGCTGATCCTGCCGATCCCGCCCTTCATGCTGGATCTGCTGCTGGCGGTGTCGATCACCTCGTCGGTTCTGATCCTGATGACCTCCCTGCTCATCAAGAAGCCGCTCGAGTTCACCGCCTTCCCGACCGTCCTGCTGGTCACCACCCTCTATCGCCTCGGCCTCAACGTCGCCTCGACCCGCCTGATCCTCGGTCATGGCCACGAGGGCGCGCACGGCGCCGGCAAGATCATCGAAGGCTTCGGCAAGCTGATGATGGGCGGCAACTACGTCATCGGCGTCATCGTCTTCGCCATCCTGGTGATCGTGAACTTCGTGGTCATCACCAAGGGTTCGGGCCGGATCGCCGAGGTTTCCGCGCGCTTCACCCTGGACTCCATGCCCGGCAAGCAGATGGCCATCGACGCCGACCTCTCGGCCGGCCTGATCGAGGAGGCCGAGGCCAAGACCCGCCGCAAGGAGCTGGAGCAGGAAAGCACCTTCTTCGGAGCCATGGACGGCGCCAGCAAGTTCGTCCGCGGCGACGCCATCGCCGGCCTGATCATCGTCGCCATCAACATCATCGGCGGCATCCTGATCGGCGTGGTCCAGCACAAGGTGCCGCTGGGCCAGGCGGCCTCGACCTACACCATCATGACCATCGGCGACGGCCTGGTCAGCCAGATCCCGGCCCTGGTGATCTCCATCGCCGCCGGCTTCCTGGTGTCGAAGGCGGGCGTCGACGGCTCGGCCGACAAGGCCCTGGTCGCCCAGCTCGCCATGAACCCGATCAGTCTGGGCATGGTCTCGGCCTCGGCCGGTGTCATCGCCCTGATCCCCGGCATGCCGATCGTCCCCTTCGCGGCCCTGGCCGCCGGCGCCGGCTATCTCGCCTGGAAGCGCTCGCAGCAGGCCGCCGCCCCGCCGCCGGTGGACATAGTCCCGGCCGCCGCCCCGGCCGAGCAGCAGGAAGAGTCCATCGCCCAGTCCCTGGCCATCGACGAGGTCAAGATCGAGCTGGGCTATGGCCTGCTTTCGCTGATCAACGACCTCGAAGGCCGCCGCCTCACCGACCAGATCAAGGCCCTGCGCCGAACGCTCGCCCAGGACTTCGGCTTCGTCATGCCGGCGGTCCGCATCCTCGACAACATGCGCCTGCCCTCCCAGGGCTACATGATCCGCATCAAGGAGATGGAGGGCGGCGGCGGCGAGGTTCGGCTGGGCTCGCTGATGGCCATGGACCCCTCCGGCGGCCAGGTCGACCTGCCCGGCGAGCACATGCGCGAGCCGGCCTTCGGCCTGCCGGCCACCTGGATCGACGACTCCCTGCGCGAGGAAGCCACCTTCCGCGGCTACACCATTGTCGACCCGGCCACCGTGCTGACCACGCACCTGACCGAGATCCTCAAGGAGAACATGCCCGACCTGCTCTCCTACGCCGAAGTCCAGAAGCTGCTGAAAGAACTGCCGGGCGAGCAGAAGAAGCTGGTCGAGGACCTGATCCCCAGCGTGGTCTCGGCCACCACGGTCCAGCGTGTCCTCCAGGCCCTGCTGCGCGAGCGGGTGTCGATCCGCGACCTGCCGGCCATCCTCGAGGGCATCGGCGAGGCCGCCCCCCACACCAGCTCCATCACCCTGCTGGTCGAACAGGTCCGCAGCCGCCTGGCCCGCCAGCTCTCCTTCGCCTATCGCGGCGACGACGGCGCCCTGCCGATCATCACCATGTCCGGCGAGTGGGAGAACGCCTTCGCCGAGGCCCTGGTCGGCGCGGGCGAGGAAAAGCAGCTCGCCCTCGCCCCCTCGCGCCTCCAGGACTTCATCCGCGCGGTCCGCGAAAGCTTCGAGCGCGCCGCCCTGGCCGGCGACAGCGCCGTCCTGCTGACCAGCCCTCAGATCCGCCCCTACGTCCGCTCGATCATCGAACGCTTCCGCGGCCAGACCCCGGTCCTCAGCCAGAACGAAATCCACCCCAAGGCCCGCCTGAAGACCGTCGGCCAGATCTGA
- a CDS encoding GNAT family N-acetyltransferase, whose product MGPTIQAADWKLEPISGADRELVEAIALPPEQEAFAGSLDEVFGRLNEPGAVGLEQGFAVIEPNGEVVGFFVLREGLRRPAWAPPGTVSLHNFRVRPGFQGKGVGRRCISLLEEWFARERPVQPQLMLAVNSRNTAAINAYRKIGFVDTGQRHEEGMGPQYIFAKPLV is encoded by the coding sequence ATGGGACCGACGATACAAGCGGCCGATTGGAAACTTGAGCCGATCTCCGGCGCCGACCGCGAGCTGGTCGAGGCCATTGCGCTGCCGCCTGAGCAGGAGGCCTTCGCCGGCAGCCTGGACGAGGTGTTCGGGCGCCTTAACGAGCCTGGCGCCGTGGGCCTGGAACAGGGCTTTGCGGTGATCGAGCCGAACGGCGAGGTGGTCGGCTTCTTCGTCCTGCGCGAAGGGCTGCGCCGGCCGGCCTGGGCGCCGCCGGGGACGGTGAGCCTGCACAATTTCCGCGTCCGCCCGGGCTTCCAGGGCAAGGGCGTGGGGCGGCGCTGCATCAGCCTGCTGGAAGAATGGTTCGCGCGGGAACGGCCCGTGCAGCCGCAGCTCATGCTGGCGGTGAACTCGCGCAACACGGCCGCGATCAATGCCTATCGGAAGATCGGCTTCGTCGATACCGGCCAGCGACACGAGGAAGGCATGGGGCCGCAGTACATCTTCGCCAAGCCGCTGGTTTGA
- a CDS encoding Rrf2 family transcriptional regulator has product MRRDSKLSGVLHVLLHLAEHDGPATSEVLAKAMSTNPVVVRRVMAGLRDHGYVRSEKGHGGGWTLACDLSKVTLRDIYEALGSPGLLAMGNRTESPGCLVEQAVNAALDQAFHDAEALLLARFGEVTLAMLFADCHDRLVSRGGAHDLESVHAS; this is encoded by the coding sequence ATGAGACGAGACAGCAAGCTGTCGGGCGTGCTCCACGTCCTCCTGCACCTGGCCGAGCACGACGGTCCGGCCACCTCCGAGGTCCTGGCCAAGGCCATGAGCACCAATCCGGTGGTGGTCCGCCGGGTCATGGCTGGCCTGCGCGACCATGGCTATGTCCGCTCCGAAAAGGGCCACGGCGGCGGCTGGACCCTCGCCTGCGACCTCTCCAAGGTCACCCTGCGCGACATCTACGAAGCCCTCGGTTCGCCCGGCCTGCTGGCCATGGGCAACCGCACCGAGTCGCCCGGTTGCCTCGTGGAGCAGGCGGTCAATGCGGCTCTCGACCAGGCCTTCCACGACGCGGAGGCCTTGCTGCTGGCCCGCTTCGGCGAAGTGACCCTCGCCATGCTCTTCGCCGACTGTCACGACCGCCTCGTCAGCCGGGGCGGCGCCCACGACCTGGAGTCTGTTCATGCGTCATGA
- a CDS encoding NAD(P)/FAD-dependent oxidoreductase: protein MRHDAIIVGGSFAGLSAAMYIARARRSVCVVDAGAPRNRFAAQSHGFFAQDGSSPRAMLAAARAQVAAYPTVSLVDGEAVAARAQDDGFLVELADGRTLEGARLVLAFGLADELPPLPGLAERWGASVIHCPYCHGFEVADRRLGVLNLSPMSVHQAALIAEWGPTTFYLDGGELDPAAAADLAARGVRIESAKVEALHGEGLGLSAIALADGRSDPLDALFIGPRNHLGSPIAEQLGCDMDQGPLGAIVKTDAWKMTTVPGVYAAGDISRGAHSVTWASADGVTAGVAVHRSLVF, encoded by the coding sequence ATGCGTCATGACGCGATCATCGTCGGCGGCAGTTTCGCCGGCCTCTCGGCCGCCATGTACATCGCCCGCGCGCGGCGATCGGTCTGCGTCGTCGACGCCGGCGCCCCGCGCAACCGCTTCGCCGCACAGTCGCACGGCTTCTTCGCCCAAGACGGCAGTTCGCCCCGCGCCATGCTCGCCGCCGCCCGGGCGCAGGTCGCCGCCTATCCGACGGTCAGCCTTGTCGACGGCGAGGCCGTCGCGGCCCGCGCGCAGGATGATGGCTTCCTGGTCGAGCTCGCCGATGGCCGAACGCTCGAAGGCGCCCGGCTCGTGCTGGCCTTCGGACTCGCCGACGAATTGCCACCGCTGCCCGGCCTCGCCGAGCGCTGGGGCGCCTCGGTGATCCACTGTCCCTACTGCCACGGCTTCGAAGTCGCCGATCGCAGGCTCGGGGTCCTGAACCTCTCGCCGATGTCCGTCCACCAGGCCGCCCTGATCGCCGAATGGGGTCCGACGACCTTCTATCTGGACGGTGGCGAACTCGACCCCGCCGCCGCGGCCGATCTCGCCGCGCGCGGAGTCCGGATCGAATCTGCGAAGGTCGAAGCGCTGCACGGCGAAGGCTTGGGCCTTTCGGCCATCGCCCTGGCCGATGGTCGGAGCGATCCCCTGGACGCCCTGTTCATAGGTCCGCGCAACCACCTGGGCAGCCCCATCGCTGAACAACTTGGCTGCGATATGGATCAGGGCCCGCTCGGGGCGATCGTCAAGACCGACGCCTGGAAAATGACAACGGTTCCAGGTGTTTACGCAGCCGGCGACATCTCACGCGGCGCGCACAGCGTCACCTGGGCCTCGGCCGACGGGGTCACCGCCGGGGTCGCCGTGCATCGCTCGCTGGTCTTCTGA
- a CDS encoding DUF4282 domain-containing protein has protein sequence MRRPASPTRRGPGSSIFWDLLTFERLMTNQVIHLIYWAGLGVIALLAFGTVGAAVGVALREENWFGILLAIPVLVAGLLVVGGLILLWRSFCELYVALFRLSDDLHALRQAADADQLEATTARVQQRQAPPGPLN, from the coding sequence ATGCGGCGACCTGCTTCCCCGACCCGGCGCGGCCCGGGCAGCTCGATCTTCTGGGATCTGCTGACCTTCGAACGGCTGATGACCAACCAGGTGATTCACCTGATCTATTGGGCCGGGCTGGGCGTCATCGCATTGCTGGCGTTCGGCACCGTCGGCGCGGCCGTGGGCGTCGCCCTGCGCGAGGAAAACTGGTTCGGGATCCTGCTGGCGATTCCAGTGCTGGTCGCCGGCCTGCTGGTGGTCGGGGGCCTCATCCTCTTGTGGCGCTCGTTCTGCGAGCTCTATGTCGCCCTTTTCCGCCTGAGCGACGACCTCCACGCCCTGCGCCAGGCCGCCGACGCCGACCAACTCGAAGCCACCACCGCGCGCGTCCAACAGCGCCAAGCCCCGCCCGGCCCGCTGAACTGA
- a CDS encoding flagellar export protein FliJ yields the protein MSWAKSLIKLSTYEVELLQKRLGEIAGRRMQAEMKLAMLEAEGEAEAMRTRQDAEAGLYQAGFWEGLRARKAMVQVEIDRIALEEAGARDALALAFEEQKKYEQVAEGIRLAQLKEASRRETAALDEMGLRRVAAR from the coding sequence ATGAGTTGGGCCAAATCCCTGATCAAGCTTTCGACCTATGAAGTGGAACTGCTGCAGAAGCGGCTGGGGGAGATCGCCGGCCGGCGGATGCAGGCGGAGATGAAGCTGGCCATGCTGGAGGCCGAGGGCGAGGCCGAGGCCATGCGCACACGGCAGGACGCCGAGGCGGGGCTTTACCAGGCGGGTTTCTGGGAAGGCCTGCGGGCCCGCAAGGCGATGGTCCAGGTCGAGATCGACCGCATCGCCCTGGAGGAAGCCGGCGCGCGCGACGCCCTGGCCTTGGCCTTCGAGGAGCAGAAGAAATACGAGCAGGTGGCCGAGGGCATCCGGCTGGCCCAGCTCAAGGAGGCGAGCCGCCGGGAGACCGCCGCGCTAGACGAGATGGGCCTGCGGCGCGTCGCAGCGCGGTAA
- the fliI gene encoding flagellar protein export ATPase FliI codes for MRSLIAAVERIDPLTVSGRVAAVNGLLIEARGGLTRLAVGARAEIERRNDRPLTAEVVGFRETRALLMPFGPVEGVAPGAAIRIEPQGSAVRPTTGWLGRIVDAFGEPIDGKGPLPQGPAAYPLRPPPPPAHARGRVGERLNLGVRSMNVFTTCCRGQRLGVFAGSGVGKSVLLSMLAKQSDCDAVVVGLIGERGREVREFIEETLGEEGLKRAVVVVATSDEPALKRRQAAYMTLAIAEFLRDQDLEVLCLMDSVTRFAMAQREIGLAAGEPPTTKGYTPTVFTELPKLLERAGPGPIRPDGTTAGPITGLFTVLVDGDDHNEPIADAVRGILDGHIVMERAIAERGRFPAINVLKSISRTMPGCHLPHEREIVKAARQSLAAYANMEELIRIGAYRAGADPMVDRAIALNPALEAFLGQDKDEATGLEESFDTLASILNGEAA; via the coding sequence TTGCGCAGTCTCATCGCCGCTGTGGAGCGGATCGATCCGCTCACCGTATCCGGCCGCGTCGCGGCCGTGAACGGCCTCCTGATCGAGGCCCGCGGCGGGCTCACGCGCCTTGCGGTCGGAGCCCGCGCCGAGATCGAGCGGCGCAACGACAGGCCGCTCACCGCCGAAGTGGTCGGCTTTCGCGAGACCCGGGCCCTGCTGATGCCGTTCGGCCCGGTAGAGGGCGTGGCGCCCGGCGCGGCGATCCGCATCGAACCGCAGGGCTCGGCCGTGCGGCCGACGACGGGATGGCTGGGCCGGATCGTCGACGCCTTCGGAGAACCGATCGACGGCAAAGGACCGCTGCCGCAGGGGCCGGCGGCCTATCCGCTGCGTCCGCCGCCGCCGCCGGCCCATGCGCGGGGCCGGGTGGGCGAGCGGCTGAACCTGGGCGTCCGGTCGATGAACGTCTTCACCACCTGCTGCCGGGGGCAGCGGCTGGGGGTGTTCGCCGGCTCGGGGGTCGGCAAGTCGGTGCTGCTGTCGATGCTGGCCAAGCAGTCGGACTGCGACGCCGTGGTCGTCGGCCTGATCGGCGAGCGGGGCCGCGAGGTCCGCGAGTTCATCGAGGAAACCCTGGGCGAAGAGGGGCTGAAGCGCGCGGTGGTGGTGGTCGCCACCTCCGACGAGCCGGCCCTGAAGCGCCGGCAGGCGGCCTACATGACCCTGGCGATCGCCGAGTTCCTGCGCGACCAGGACCTGGAAGTGCTGTGCCTGATGGACTCGGTGACGCGTTTCGCCATGGCCCAGCGCGAGATCGGCCTGGCTGCAGGCGAGCCGCCGACCACCAAGGGCTACACGCCGACCGTCTTCACCGAACTGCCCAAGCTGCTGGAGCGGGCCGGCCCCGGGCCGATCCGCCCGGACGGCACGACGGCGGGGCCGATCACCGGTCTCTTCACCGTGCTGGTGGATGGGGACGACCACAACGAGCCGATCGCCGACGCCGTGCGCGGTATCCTGGATGGGCACATCGTCATGGAGCGGGCGATCGCCGAGCGCGGGCGCTTCCCGGCGATCAACGTCCTGAAGTCGATCAGCCGGACCATGCCCGGCTGCCATCTGCCGCACGAGCGGGAGATCGTGAAGGCGGCGCGCCAGTCGCTGGCCGCCTACGCCAACATGGAAGAACTGATCCGCATCGGCGCCTATCGCGCCGGCGCCGACCCGATGGTGGACCGCGCCATCGCGCTCAACCCCGCCCTCGAGGCGTTCCTCGGCCAGGACAAGGACGAGGCGACCGGGCTGGAGGAGAGCTTCGACACCCTTGCCAGCATCCTGAACGGTGAAGCCGCATGA
- a CDS encoding SDR family oxidoreductase, which yields MAVKLKPLADQVIVITGASSGIGLATARKAAKAGAAVVLVSRNADALRAICDDINAEGGRAHAVVADVGSPDDMEKVSRAAIARFERIDTWVNDAGVGLYGELSRTPAEDHEQLFRTNYFGVVNGSLEAIKHFRARGGSGALINVGAANSDVATPLLGAYSASKHAVKGFTEALRVELLREKAPVSVTLVKPSSVSTPFADHARNLMEKAASVPPPRYSPDVVADAILHAATHPVRDLAVGAGGRPIVIGSAAAPHLTDRVLAKVIPPLSRRRGQPLASDSLYEPGVDGMTESESLKGRRFSLYTEAQKHPGVTVGLGALAVIGIAALLGRDQIARGARPALARAARPILVKAAMRRPVSTAKLVAKHPRQAARLASALR from the coding sequence ATGGCCGTGAAACTGAAGCCGCTCGCCGACCAGGTCATCGTCATCACCGGAGCCTCTTCGGGCATCGGCCTGGCGACCGCGCGCAAGGCCGCCAAGGCCGGAGCCGCGGTGGTGCTGGTCTCGCGCAACGCAGATGCGCTGCGCGCCATCTGCGACGACATCAACGCCGAGGGCGGGCGGGCCCACGCGGTGGTCGCCGACGTCGGCAGCCCGGACGACATGGAGAAGGTTTCGCGCGCGGCGATCGCCCGCTTCGAGCGGATCGACACCTGGGTGAACGACGCCGGGGTCGGTCTTTATGGTGAACTGAGCCGGACGCCGGCGGAGGATCACGAGCAGCTGTTCCGCACCAACTACTTCGGCGTGGTGAACGGTTCGCTGGAGGCCATCAAGCACTTCCGGGCGCGGGGCGGGTCCGGCGCGCTGATCAATGTCGGCGCGGCGAACTCGGACGTCGCCACGCCCCTGCTGGGCGCCTATTCGGCCTCCAAGCACGCGGTGAAGGGCTTCACCGAGGCCCTACGCGTGGAGTTGCTGCGGGAGAAGGCTCCGGTTTCGGTGACGCTGGTCAAGCCGTCCAGCGTCTCGACGCCCTTTGCCGATCATGCCCGCAACCTGATGGAAAAGGCCGCCTCGGTTCCGCCGCCGCGCTATTCGCCCGACGTGGTGGCCGACGCCATCCTGCACGCGGCGACCCATCCGGTCCGCGACCTGGCGGTGGGAGCCGGCGGACGGCCGATCGTCATCGGCTCGGCTGCGGCGCCGCACCTGACCGACCGGGTGCTGGCCAAGGTCATTCCCCCGCTGTCGCGCCGCCGGGGCCAGCCGCTGGCGAGCGACAGCCTCTATGAGCCCGGCGTCGACGGCATGACCGAGAGCGAGAGCCTGAAGGGCCGCCGGTTCAGCCTTTATACCGAGGCGCAGAAGCATCCGGGCGTGACCGTCGGACTGGGCGCCCTGGCGGTGATCGGGATCGCCGCCCTGCTGGGCCGCGACCAGATCGCCCGCGGCGCACGGCCTGCCCTGGCGCGGGCGGCCCGACCGATCCTGGTGAAGGCGGCCATGCGCCGGCCGGTCTCCACCGCCAAGCTGGTGGCCAAGCACCCGCGGCAGGCGGCGCGGCTCGCGAGCGCCTTGCGTTAA
- the ctrA gene encoding response regulator transcription factor CtrA: MRVLLIEDDSATAQSIELMLKSEGFNVYTTDLGEEGVDLGKIYDYDLILLDLNLPDMSGMDVLRTLRVAKINTPIMILSGTAEIDTKVKTFGAGGDDYMTKPFHKDELVARIHAVVRRSKGHAQSVIRTGDITVNLDAKTVEVNGMRVHLTGKEYQMLELLSLRKGTTLTKEMFLNHLYGGMDEPELKIIDVFICKLRKKLAAAADGKHHIETVWGRGYVLRDPNEAVVAA; the protein is encoded by the coding sequence ATGCGCGTACTACTTATCGAGGACGACAGCGCGACTGCGCAAAGCATCGAACTGATGCTCAAGTCCGAGGGCTTTAACGTTTATACGACTGACCTCGGAGAAGAGGGCGTGGATCTGGGCAAGATCTACGACTACGACCTCATCCTCCTCGACCTGAACCTGCCCGACATGAGCGGCATGGACGTCCTGCGCACCCTGCGGGTCGCCAAGATCAACACCCCGATCATGATCCTGTCGGGCACGGCGGAGATCGACACCAAGGTCAAGACGTTCGGCGCCGGCGGCGACGACTACATGACCAAGCCCTTCCACAAGGACGAACTGGTCGCCCGCATCCACGCGGTGGTCCGCCGCTCCAAGGGTCACGCCCAGTCGGTCATCCGGACCGGCGACATCACCGTCAACCTCGACGCCAAGACCGTGGAAGTTAACGGCATGCGCGTCCACCTGACGGGCAAGGAATACCAGATGCTGGAGTTGCTCTCGCTTCGCAAGGGCACCACCCTGACCAAGGAAATGTTCCTGAACCACCTCTATGGCGGAATGGACGAGCCGGAACTGAAGATCATCGACGTCTTCATCTGCAAGCTGCGCAAGAAGCTGGCCGCGGCCGCCGACGGCAAGCACCACATCGAAACGGTCTGGGGCCGCGGCTACGTCCTGCGCGACCCGAACGAGGCGGTGGTCGCGGCCTGA
- a CDS encoding M20/M25/M40 family metallo-hydrolase: protein MGRSIALIICLAVAFALAWANERTPSPAPANAPATTFSAARAMADVEVMAKEPHPIGSPANAAVREHLVRRMTALGLSPQVQRTSVLRHRGDLAVGGVVENVVGVLPGRDRASPAVALMAHYDSVPGSPGAADDAAGTAAALEIVRAFKAQGAPARDVVVILTDGEESGLLGAQAFFDQHPLAARIGFVINMEARGGAGRAQMFQTGPDNAGTIALLKKGSVAPAASSLTVFMYEQMPNDTDFSVPRAKNISGLNYAFIGGQFDYHSPTSTPANLDKGSLQHLGQETLAAAREAAFAPALPAKAPNLVYANTFGGHILAYPPAIGWAVLALAAILFAVGIVRARSRGALPWLDMLKGAGAALYAVSLAAVIFRLARRATGAGFGYFEQRDLLAQAVRWEVALALLAIGALAMAAAAVGRGRTRLAGAAFVLGLGAACSLFGTLDTPGLVLGGFGAALALLSFGRPASVAGAWAGVLLTGFAAAIALQILAPPTAFLAAWPLTLATLGAALTALASRRNLPQLAVLAVLGALGVSWLLAFGHGLYLGLDLPELLAAIVWLAALLLWPLAQPGEDQKGARLAAMAVILLGVAAVGIVRLDPPWSARHPQATHLAYYVDTARGLSWRISDMPRLPHWTQGVLTSDGGKAQKLSLPFLRRGDTWAAPARAVAAAPPTVALARETGGRLRLSILPPPGARTLLVSAKTSAALAGVAVNGRPAKLLGKAGSSAKIYWEVPAEGLTLTFASAAPGTIEVDYAAVLDQWPADAAPLPPRPADLMAFGTSGATYVGGARRFSW, encoded by the coding sequence GTGGGAAGATCCATTGCGCTGATCATCTGTCTGGCGGTCGCGTTCGCGCTGGCCTGGGCCAACGAACGCACGCCCAGCCCTGCCCCGGCCAATGCGCCAGCCACCACGTTCTCCGCCGCCCGCGCCATGGCCGACGTCGAGGTCATGGCCAAGGAGCCTCACCCGATCGGCAGCCCGGCCAATGCGGCGGTGCGCGAGCATCTGGTGCGCCGCATGACCGCCCTCGGCCTTTCCCCCCAAGTGCAGCGCACAAGCGTGCTCCGCCATCGCGGCGACCTCGCCGTCGGCGGAGTGGTCGAGAACGTCGTCGGCGTGTTGCCCGGGCGTGACCGCGCTTCCCCGGCCGTCGCACTCATGGCCCACTATGACAGCGTCCCGGGCTCGCCCGGCGCCGCCGACGACGCCGCCGGAACCGCCGCCGCCCTTGAGATCGTCCGCGCCTTCAAGGCTCAGGGCGCGCCGGCGCGCGACGTCGTCGTCATCCTGACCGACGGCGAGGAAAGCGGGCTCCTGGGCGCCCAGGCCTTCTTCGACCAACACCCCCTGGCCGCCCGCATCGGCTTCGTCATCAACATGGAGGCGCGCGGCGGCGCCGGCCGCGCCCAGATGTTCCAGACCGGCCCGGACAACGCCGGCACGATCGCCCTGCTGAAGAAGGGCTCTGTCGCGCCCGCCGCCTCGTCCCTGACCGTCTTCATGTACGAGCAGATGCCCAACGACACCGACTTCTCGGTTCCGCGGGCCAAAAACATCTCCGGCCTGAACTACGCCTTCATCGGCGGCCAGTTCGACTATCACTCCCCGACCTCGACGCCCGCCAACCTCGACAAGGGATCGCTGCAGCACCTCGGCCAGGAGACCCTCGCCGCCGCGCGTGAAGCCGCCTTCGCTCCGGCCCTGCCGGCCAAGGCCCCGAATCTCGTCTACGCCAACACCTTCGGCGGCCACATCCTCGCCTATCCGCCGGCCATCGGCTGGGCGGTGCTGGCGCTGGCCGCCATCCTCTTCGCCGTGGGGATCGTGCGGGCGCGCAGCCGCGGCGCCCTGCCCTGGCTCGACATGCTCAAGGGCGCCGGCGCGGCGCTCTACGCCGTCTCGCTGGCCGCCGTGATCTTCCGCCTGGCCCGCCGGGCGACCGGCGCCGGTTTCGGCTATTTCGAGCAGCGCGATCTGCTGGCCCAGGCCGTCCGCTGGGAAGTGGCCCTCGCCCTGCTGGCGATCGGCGCCCTGGCCATGGCCGCCGCCGCGGTCGGCCGCGGGCGCACACGCCTGGCCGGCGCGGCCTTCGTCCTCGGCCTCGGCGCAGCCTGCTCGCTGTTCGGCACGCTCGACACGCCCGGCCTCGTGCTCGGCGGGTTCGGCGCGGCCCTGGCGCTGCTGAGCTTCGGCCGCCCGGCCAGCGTCGCCGGCGCCTGGGCCGGCGTGCTGCTCACCGGCTTTGCGGCCGCGATCGCGCTGCAGATCCTGGCCCCGCCCACCGCCTTCCTGGCCGCCTGGCCGCTGACCCTGGCGACCCTCGGCGCGGCGCTCACGGCCCTGGCCAGCCGCCGCAACCTGCCCCAGCTCGCCGTCCTCGCTGTTCTCGGCGCGTTGGGTGTGAGCTGGCTGCTGGCCTTCGGCCACGGCCTCTATCTCGGCCTCGACCTGCCCGAGCTGCTGGCCGCCATCGTCTGGCTCGCGGCCCTGCTGCTGTGGCCGCTCGCCCAGCCCGGCGAGGACCAGAAGGGCGCGCGCCTGGCCGCCATGGCGGTGATCCTGCTGGGCGTGGCGGCCGTCGGCATCGTCCGCCTCGACCCGCCCTGGAGCGCCCGCCATCCCCAGGCCACCCACCTCGCCTATTATGTCGACACCGCCCGCGGACTTTCCTGGCGCATCAGCGACATGCCCCGCCTGCCTCATTGGACGCAGGGGGTCCTCACCAGCGACGGCGGCAAGGCGCAGAAGCTCTCCCTGCCCTTCCTACGCCGAGGCGACACCTGGGCCGCGCCGGCCCGCGCCGTCGCCGCCGCCCCGCCCACCGTCGCCCTGGCCCGGGAGACGGGCGGCCGCCTGCGCCTGAGCATCCTGCCCCCGCCCGGCGCCAGGACCCTGCTCGTCAGCGCAAAGACCAGCGCCGCCCTCGCGGGTGTCGCCGTCAACGGCCGGCCCGCCAAACTGCTCGGCAAGGCCGGAAGCTCGGCGAAAATCTACTGGGAGGTTCCGGCGGAAGGCCTCACGCTTACCTTCGCCAGCGCGGCGCCCGGGACCATCGAGGTCGACTACGCCGCCGTGCTCGACCAGTGGCCGGCGGACGCGGCGCCCTTGCCGCCCCGCCCTGCCGATCTGATGGCCTTCGGAACCTCGGGCGCGACCTATGTCGGCGGCGCCCGCAGGTTCTCCTGGTAA